Below is a window of Ochotona princeps isolate mOchPri1 chromosome 31, mOchPri1.hap1, whole genome shotgun sequence DNA.
atatacatatatttttttttaatgctactgGAGACAGAAGGTTCAtaagtggttttttgtttgtttgtttttcatttttcttcatttcagaaGACTACAGTGATGATAATGATAGGAGCAAGAACAAGAAACTGAGACATGACTACTGGCCGAAAGTGGACGCCATCAGTAAGGACGTGTTGGCTGTGGGAGAGAAGGTTTCAGGCCAGCCGTTCGATCTGAGCGCAGCGTCTGCTCATTCAGCCACAGTGGCCTGCACATGTGACTCATGGCAGGTGAATTTCCAAAACATTTCTGAATTTGTCATTCATCCCAGAAACTACATATCAAAAACAGAGCATCTTCATATAGCTGacagtttatcttttaaaattaagcttGACAGAACTCCAACTAGAGAGAAATACTATCACTGTGATAAAAATAGGGAGGCCCTCCGTTACAAGAACAATCCTGCCGAGCATCGAATAGTTCAGACACTGGAACAAGTTTTTGAATGTAATGAACTTGAAAAGTCTTTCTCTGAGAAGACTGACTGCATTACTCGTAAGAGTTTCCGCACAGaggaaaaaatttgtgaaaaGGTGAAGTTTGGGGAAAACTGGGATAACACAAATGTCGTTGAGCACAAAATAACTGATACGCGGGGGCAACACTCTGACCTTAACCAGGATGGGAAGTCCTTGTTTGGGAAATCAGTTATGGAGAAATGCAAGAAACTTAAAACTGTGAAACGGTATGAATGTAACGTGTATGGCCCTAGTCTCAACGGGAAGTTGTACCTTCCTCAAGCTCAGAACACGATCCCAAGTGACAAAGCACAAACTGGGGATAAGTCCTTGGAATTGCACGAAAATAAGAAGTCCTGCCAGCTGTCCACGCACAAAACACGCCCAAAAGCTCGGTCTGCCATCAGGGCGTATAGCTGCAATGAGTGTGGGAAGGCCTTCTGTCAGAAGGGGCACCTGGCTCAACAtcacaggacacacacaggagagaagcCGTTTGAATGCCATGATTGCGGGAAAACGTTCTCCCAGAAGTCACACCTCAGCACACATCACAGAATCCACACAGCCGAGAAACCCTATAAATGTGGTGAGTGCGGGAAAACGTTCGTCCAAAAATCAACGCTCAGGGGACACGAGCGGATCCACACGGGAGAGAAGCCCTACGAGTGTCCCGAATGTGGGAAGACTTTTGTTCAGAAGTCCACCCTGAGAGATCATCAGAGAACTCACACTGGGGAGAAGTCATTTCAGTGTGCCGAATGCGGGAAGACTTTTGGCCAGAAGTCCAACTTAAGAATACATCAGAGGACTCATAGCGGGGAGAAGACTTACCAATGCACTGCGTGTGAAAAATCCTTTTGGCGGAAAGACCATCTCATTCAACATCAGAAaattcacacaggagagaaaccgTTCAAATGTCATGAATGTGGGAAAACTTTCGCCCGGACATCAACCCTGCGGgtgcatcagagaattcacactggaGAAAAGCCATTTAAATGTAATGAATGTGGGAAACATTTTGTCCGCAAAGCCATTCTCTGTGATCACCAGAGAACTCACACGGGGGAGAGGCCCTTTCAATGCAACAAATGTGGGAAAAGTTTTGGCCAGAAATCCAACCTTA
It encodes the following:
- the ZNF510 gene encoding zinc finger protein 510, which codes for MEKCKKLKTVKRYECNVYGPSLNGKLYLPQAQNTIPSDKAQTGDKSLELHENKKSCQLSTHKTRPKARSAIRAYSCNECGKAFCQKGHLAQHHRTHTGEKPFECHDCGKTFSQKSHLSTHHRIHTAEKPYKCGECGKTFVQKSTLRGHERIHTGEKPYECPECGKTFVQKSTLRDHQRTHTGEKSFQCAECGKTFGQKSNLRIHQRTHSGEKTYQCTACEKSFWRKDHLIQHQKIHTGEKPFKCHECGKTFARTSTLRVHQRIHTGEKPFKCNECGKHFVRKAILCDHQRTHTGERPFQCNKCGKSFGQKSNLRIHEKIHNGEKPYECSEYGGFYEKSALYERIQGGLTLC